Sequence from the Candidatus Krumholzibacteriota bacterium genome:
CACTCTTCCTATTCCCTGCCTCAGTCTCATTATCGCTTCAGGCAGATATAGCGAAGTAAAGGGCTCTTCACCGATGCTGCGAAGCCTGTCCGATCTCGCCTCTATGATCGGTTCCGTAGGTACTGGAAAGGGCAGTTTCGGTATCACCATTATCTCGAGCTGATCGCCCGGAAAATCGACCCCTTCCCAGAAACTCGCGACACCGAGCAGCACGCCATTCCGCGATGATTTGAACTGGCCGGCGAGTTCTTCCCTGCTTCCCGAAATACCCTGGATGAAAAGAGGGCCTGGAAGATCGAATCCGTCAAGATGCCTTGCGACAAGCCTGCACATCCGATGGGAAGTGAAAAGGACCATTATGCTCCGCCTTGTCTTTTCGGCAAGCTGGGATATTATCAACGCGGCATCCCCGGCATGGCTGCCGCTGTTCGGGTCGCCCATCCCCTTCTGGGTTATTATCAGGAAATTCTCCCTGTAATTGAACGGAGAAGGCACGACAAGCCCGTTCGTTTCAAGACCGGACAAGACAGTACCAAGCCTTCTGCCGATGGATGAAAATGACCCTTCCTCGGCCAGTGTCGCCGATGTAAAGACAGCCGAACTGCACTTTTCCTCCAGATAGTCGGAGAAACGACGGTCTATCGACAGTGGAGAACCGCAGATACCGTACGCCTTCCCCGCCGATGACCATTCGATCCAGAATACGCTTTCATCGTCTGAAGCCGAAAAGAGGTATTCGAGGGCCGCTGAAAGTTCGACAAGTTCCTCATCGATATACCTTAACTCCTGCTGAAAGATCGCCCCCGCCGAGGATGTCGGTATTTCAACAAATGGTTTAAGTACATCTTTTAATTCGTTGTATATATTGCGATAATGATTAATTTCATCCTGGACATCAGCAAAGACGACAGCTCCTTCCTGGTATCTTGTCCTCTGATTTCTGAAGTTGCCGCCAGGATCAAGACGCTCGGAAATAGCTGTAAAGATCGAATTGAAACCCTTCTTTAGCTGCTCGACTCTTGCCGAGAGATCGGCCACGGCCAACGATATCCTCTCCGACGCTTCTCTCCCCTCCACCTGGGAGATAAATAACTTCCATCTCGGCGAAGCGGCAGATATCGGAGAGACCTGCTGGAATATCGCCGGTATATCCCTGCTGAAGAGGCGTACGGAAAGGTTTTCCATAACGCAGTTCTCAAGGTGATGCGCTTCATCGAAGACGGCATTCTGATATTCTCCGAGAACGCTTCCCCCCTGCCTGTAATCAGTCAGTATCAGCGCGTGATTGACGAATACTATAGAGGCGTTCCTCGCTTTTTTCCTCGCTATAAGGAGCGGGCAGGTATCACTGTGGCTGCAGGCGTTCATCAGGCATCTCGCCGGAGCTGCCAGTTCTTCCCTGTCGACTTCTCCCCCGGATATAATAGATTCTACTCTCCCTGTCATCGTAAGAACGGCAGAGATAGCGAGGGAAAAGGCCCGGGAAGGATCATCACCGGCCAGTGCCGTGATAAAGGAGAGAAGTCTTCTCGAGCAGATATAATTCTCTCTTCCCATCAACCTCGCTACGTCGAGGTTGATCCCGAAAAGATCCCGCAGAAGCGGTATCTCTTTCGTCATCAATTGATTCTGAAGATTTCTCGTGTAAGTCGAGATGATTACGCGTTCCCCCGTGCGACGCGAATGGATTATCGAGGGAACAAGATAGCCGAGAGATTTGCCTGTACCCGTACCGGCTTCTATAAAAGCGATCTTACCCGACTCGAAGGAATCAAGGACCATCCGTGCCATTTCTACCTGGCCGCTTCTTTCCTCTCCCAGTAAATCGCTGACCCGGCCGAACACCTCTTCGACCGTCATATCACCGGGATGGATCGAGCCGTCCGAAGGTATTCCCGTAGAGATCCCGTCTTTTATCGTTTCACCATCTATCGGATAAACTGAAAGATCTCTCGATCGTTCTTCGGCAGTGAACAATCCGGCTCCCCGTTGAAGGTCGAAAAGCCCTGAAGAGAGGATCGGGGTGGTGATCGCTTCCAGGACCCGGTGGCCGTCGAAACCTGATTTCAGGGAAAGATCGAGCAGGATGGCCAGGGGCACCGGAGAAGCCGCGATCGCGGCGATAATATCTCCGGCGACCTGCTGATCGTCAAACGAAGCGATCTCTTCCGCCGGAATAAATGAGCTGAAAGAAGCGCATATATCGGTAGCCGACAGGATATCCCTCGATCGATCACCGCCCGTCCCGGCCTCTGCCGGCGTCTCCCCCTGGCGTCGCCTCAATTCCCGCTGCCTCTTCGACTACCGCGGATCGCGCAGAATTCTCCACACATCGTGCAGAGATCGTCGGAACCGCCGGAACTCGAATCGTACATCTCTTTGGCCCTTACCGGATCTATAGTCGCGTCGAGAGCTGCCTGCCAGTCGAGGCTAGCTCTCAGTCTCGACACCTTCCTGTCCCACTCGGCCGCGCCGGCGACTCCCTTTCCTATATCACCGGCATGCGCGGCGATCCTCGCTCCGATCACTCCATCCCGGACGTCATCTATCGATGGAAGCCTCAGATGTTCGGCTGGCGTGACATAGCAGAGAAAATCAGCACCGTGCCAGGCAGCTATGGCACCACCTATGGCTGCGGTAATATGATCATATCCCGGAGCGACATCTGTCACCAGTGGTCCAAGGACATAGAACGGGGCTCCCTTGCATATCTTCTTCTGAATAAGCATATTCGTCGCGATTTCGTTAATAGGTACATGCCCGGGACCTTCGACGAAGACGCTGACTCCTCTGTCTCTCGCCCTCTGAACAAGTTCACCGATAACGAGAAGCTCGCTTATCTGGGGCAGATCCGTCGAATCGGCTATCGCTCCTGGCCTGAGCCCGTCGCCCAGACTGAGGGCGATATCATATTCATGAGCAATATCAAGCAACCGGTCGTAATATTCATAGTACGGATTCTCGCGTTTGTTCCTTACGATCCACTGGAGAAGAAAGCTGCCTCCCCTGCTTACCACTCCGGCTGTCCTCGTTCCAGCCACCTGCTCGGCGATCCGTTTTACCAGGCCGCAATGTATCGTCATGAAATCGACGCCGTCTCTCGCCTGTTCCTCTACCACTGAAAAGAATTCGTCGACCGTCGTGTCGGTCAATTCCCTTCCCTGCCGCGTCACATCAACTACAGCCTGGTAGATCGGGACGGTGCCGACCGGGATCGTCGATCTTTCAAGGATAGTCCTTCGTATCGCGTTTATATCTCCGCCGGTCGAAAGATCCATCACGGCGTCTGCTCCCGCGTCGATCGTGACCCTGAGTTTTTCGAGTTCTATATCGGTATCATCATGATCGGGGCTTGTCCCGATGTTGGCATTGACCTTTGTCCTCAACCCTTCACCGATCCCTATGACCCTGGAATGTTTTCTTGCCATGCCGGTAAGGATAACTTTTCCCGCGGCGACAAGTTCGCGCAGCTTTTCCGGATCGACACGTTCCTCGCGCGCCACCGCCCCAAGGACTTCCGTTATCTCACCTGCTTTTGCCTTCTCATATTCAGTCAAGACCCAGGCCTCCTCTCGATTCAAAAGGTCTTTGATTATAATCAACTGGCGTATTCCTGTACAGACAAGAATACTCACGGGCCGATCGGATTCGGGAATATTGATAAAAAGCGATCAAAAGGGCAGGGGCGATCAGAATCTCTCGGTAAGCGAAATATGTATCCTGGTACTGCTTAAAGAAAGTTCCTCTCCTACACCGAAGCTCAGCTCGACTATGCCGAACTGCGAAAATGAGACGACGCCGAAACCACTCCCGTTTCTGATCTGCCAACCTTCCGAACGCCTGTAATACGCTCCTGTATCATTGAAGAAAAAAATCCTGCTTTCTTCTCCGAACCGGTACTCGAGACTGAGACAACCTGTCTTCTCACCCCGGAACTGGTTTTCGCGGTATCCGCGCAGGGATCTGGCCCCGCCAAGAAGAGACATCTCGGAAAGCGACAGGACGCCTCTGGAAAATACTCCCTCCGAGACGAGCCTCGTAAAGAACTCCTGCCCCGGGCGCAACGGAACCTCGATCGCTCCATCAAATTGGTACAGAAGTTGGTTCTCCACCTCTTTTGCTCCTACCTGATGGACCGAAGACCTTCTCGCGCCTTCAAGATAGATATTGAATCTGAGACCTCTTCCCCTGTTCCTGATCAATCCGAGCCTGTATCTCTGCCTTGAATTCCTGTCAACGGCACTCTGCCCTCCAAAAAGGGTCCTGTCAGCGAAAAAGCCCGTCGCAACTGAATAAACCGGACCGATCGGTATCCTCAGCGAGACTCCTCCCGAGGCAAGATCGTACAAAGTATCCTGCACCGTCTGTCTGAGCTCGCCGTCAAAATGGACAGGCATCGAGAAAAGGAAAGGTTCGGTAAATAGCAATCTTGTATTCGAGTACTTTTGTCCGTCGTTAAGCCAGTCGAGGGAGACATCGCGGCCCTTTCCGGCGATGTTGCGAAGATCGAGGCGAAGCGATCCGTTCAGCCTGTAATCCCCGTCATCCTTGCGCGAAAACCCGAATGCTCCGAGAAATGAGTTGCTGTTCTCCTTTTCAATTACCGGAACTACGAGCTCGACCTTTCCCATATCGCTTCTTATAACCCTGATCCTGCCGGTGGATCTGAAGAGCCCGGAACTTCCAAGGTATTCCTGAGATTTTTCAAGGTCTCTCTCGCTGAATCTTTTTCCCTTCCCGAGACGCGATGTCCTCAGCGCGACAGATGTGTCCGTCCTGGCTATCCCCTCGAATGTGACTCCTGAGATTATCGATATATCTCCGTTGTACTGCGAAAAGACGATGTCGACCGTATTGGCCTGCCGGTCGAATGAAAATCCAGTCATCCAGATCTGGGCAAAAGGATAACCTGAATCGACCTGTTCCCTGAGATAGACCTCCATAGATCTCCCGAGACGGCGTGGCTCGAAAGTTCTCCCTTCTTCGAGCCCGAGCCTTCCCGGCAGAGACCGGCGGTCATGATCTGATCCACCCGTGACCGTTATCTTCCCGACGAGCGCCTGCTCACCTTCGTACAGCTTCACGCCGACCGAGACTTTTCCTCCGGACAAAAGGGTATCTATCTCGATCTCGACACCGAGAAGACCATGGGAAAAATAGATGGAATCTATCCTCGCCAGTTCCATCTCGATCATTCTTTCCGTAAGGATCTCTCCACGCCGTAAAAAAGTCTCCGAAACGAGTTCGTTGGAAGCGACCAGGTCCGATCCCCGCCACTCGACCTTTCTGATCGCCTGACCGCGCGCCCCCCCTGCCGATATGAGGATCAGGAAGGTCATGCTAGAAAAAAGCACGGCACTCCATTTTAAGCGCATGGACCGTCTTCACCTCCCCGATATAGTCCTTTTCCCTTCGACCGGTATAGTTGATCCCCAGGCTGAGGTTTTTAGTCAGCCTGTACTGGCCGATAACCGCCCAATCCTGCCGAAGCCCCTCTTCGAGGAAAAAGAGAGGTTTGCCCGCATCTGACTGGACTGTGGTGTAGGTGAACTTTAGAAATGCCGACATATGCACCTTGCGGCCGATCGAAGAGTTTATCGACGGCGTTGCCGCGTATGACCTCTGCCCCGCTCCCGAGACGGCATCGTTCCTGTTTTCTACTCCCAGTTTGAAAGAGAGCCTGGTAGATATCCTGTACCGGTAACCGAGTACGCTGGCCAGGTTGATCGATTCGACCCTGTATCGCTGCTCGCCCGGTCCATCAGATCCGGTCGTTCGCAACTTTGTCCCTCCCTCGAGAGAAAGGCTGAATGCCTCCGACGGAAGAGACTCGATCCTTAACTGGGTCTCTCTCGTGTACCTTGAAGTAGAAAAATCTCCCGAACGGTTATCTTCTTCGTCTTCCCTGAAATAAACAAGCTTGATATCGAACCGGTTCACGTCGTTGAGGAAACTCCATTCCTGCCTCAGGCTGTTCTTTCCGTACAGGGTCAGATCGTCACGCTGCAGCAGTCCCGGGTCGAGAAGATAGAGCCTGATCGTCTCATCGGTCGACGATCGCTCCTGGACGGAAAAGAAATGGTCGACGGAGAGATTCTTTCTCACCATGCCAAGAAATGAGGAATCCCCGCCATCGGAACGGATGCCTCGTATTCCCCCGCCGATACTGGCTCTCCATGTCAATTCGACTGCCCTGACGACCTCCACATCCCCGCCGGGAAGATAGAGGACCATGTAATCTCCCCTCTTCTGCCCTACTTCTCTTCCCTCCTCATCGTAGTCTCCCTCGTTTTCCCCCACATAGATCACCGCTTTTTCAAGCCGCCTGTCTTCTCCTGAACTGATTTTATACCCTACGTCGGTCGTTACCCCGGCGCTTTCCCATGAATCCCTGAACCTTATTTTTGCCAGGTCCTGGCTGCTCTCTAAACCACTTGAGATATAACGCGTATTAACATGCATAATATACAGATCGATCATTTTTAAGTTGTCCCGATATCCTCCGTCCAACCGGATCTCATCGTTCTCTCTTTCCCCGGACCAATCTCCTCCGGAAGCTGACATTCGCTCGGTCCTCCGCCGACTGAATGAGAGATCGGCCCTGTATCTGCCTGTATCCCTTGATGCCAGTGAAAATCTGTTCTGATAATAATACCTGCCGGTGTCGGCCGCCGCTGGAACGAAGGAACGATACCTCTCCGTATCGAATTCGAATCGCGGGATTACCTTCCAGAGAGCGTAAGCTCCGGACAGGCTCGCAGACCTTCTGTCTTTTTCCCTTCCAGTACTCGTGTTAAAACCTTTCAAATCCAGGCCCCTCACCTGCGGATCTCCAAATCGCGCCGCGATATCTGTCATTTCTGCCGAAACGTCCCCCTTTCTTACAAGTCTTTTAGCGCTTGACGAGAAGGCCCAGAGGCTGTCTCCGCGCCATTCCAGGGTAGCTCCGGCGAGATCCTCCCTGCCCGAAAGGATTTCATCTTCAAGATTCCAGTTTCTGTAGTAATAAGGATCTCTCGGTTTATCGGGGGATTCAAATCTCGATTCAAGAACGGAATATTCTCCCTTTAATGAAAGGTGACTTGAAGCGATGCTCATATCCCTTATTCCCGCCTCGGCCTTCCACGCCCCTCCCATGTTGTCGCTGTCGTCTATCGAAGAAAGTATATTATTGTCCTTTTCACTCAGATCTCCTTCGGCATCAAGATAGAAGATCCCCTTTTCGGCCGACACTCCCAGAGCGAATACTCTCTTTCTCTGCGGCAGCGGAAGTCTGCGGCCTACGGAATAGCTGCCATTTCCTTCTCCCACGAACCTGTATCTGATCTCTCCGCGCCTGGTGAACCCGTCAGGTTCGTAATCTCCCTCTCCAGGCCCGGTCCTGAAGAATGAAAGCCTGAACGCTCCCCCCTCTTCGACAAAAAGATAGTGTTCGGGAATGGAATCGGCCGGAACCAGAATATAGCAGTCTTCGGCGTCATCGACCTCTTCGATCCCTGAAGCCATCGCTTCGCCGGCATCATCTCCCGCCGAGCGTATGATATCCTTCTCATCAGGTGTGATGAGCTGCCTGAGGGGATCGTCCGGATCGTCGCTCTCCTGGAAGAAAAAGGCATTGAGCCTTACTGCCCCGCGCGCAAGCGGCGCGTACCATTCTCCCGTCACCGTAGATCTTGTGAAATCGTCCTCCCCGGTCTGGTAATCGATGACGATCTCCGAATCAGCCGTTATCAGCGTCTTTTCAGTGAACGTCACCGCACCTCTGTTGTAATCGATCGTATAGTCCTTCTCGCCGCCCCTGGAGAGTCTTCTGCCATCGAGATAGACCGTCTCCGTCCCGGAAAGGATGACGACTCCATTGAACCTTCTGGCGTCAAGGAGTTCGTACGGTCCCTGGACTCCCTCGCGGCCTCTCATTGAAACTGTTTTGAATCTTCCTTTGGAGATCCCTCCTCCGGCGAGGAACTTCTGATCACCGATCTTCATTCCTACGCTCGCCCCCCGCAGCTCTCTTTTAAAAGATGAATAATCCGACCAGTCAAGACCGGTGCTGAAATCGCCGAGCCTTGCCTCGATATTTCTGCTTTTGACTTCTATATAGACCTTGTCGAGATGTTTCAGTTCCTCGGTATTTCCCTCAGGCTGCACCGGCAGGTTATCATCTGTCAGGTAGGCTTTCACCTCAAGGTCCCTTGCCAGTTTTCCAGCCATCGTGACCTTGAGCGACTGATCGATCCCCAGTCCCCTGTTCGACCCTATTGAAAAACCTATCGTTTTGCTTCCCGACAATCTCAGCCTGTACGGAGACCCCTGTTTTCTCTCTTCATCCCTTCCCGTGGATATCAATCCTGTCTTGAGATGAGGAAGCGGTTTCTCGCCAGGAAACCTGATCGCGGTAACAGGGGCGAAAGCGAAAGGATATTTCGACCACGAAGCTCTAAAGATCTCCGTACCGGATGGAGGATCTACCAGTATGATAAAACCGTTCAACGTATTGATCCTGTAATCGGCCTCCCTTATCAAAAGCTGTCCGTCGATGAAGACTGAATCGCTCCCCGGAATGATAAAGGCGTCCACGAGATCTATCCTTGTCTGCCCCTCCTGAAGCTTCAGATCGAAAGAGCTCCTGAACTTGTCCCTGACCGGTCCCTTTTGAAGATCGGCACAATTCGACTCCGTAGGGATCATCAGCATCGAGATCAGGAAAAGAGACTGAAGAAAAGGACTGAATCGCCTCATGATCATTTACCAGGATAAATCATTTTAAAGACAAGGATGGAATGGGAGCCGATA
This genomic interval carries:
- the thiC gene encoding phosphomethylpyrimidine synthase ThiC, with the protein product MTEYEKAKAGEITEVLGAVAREERVDPEKLRELVAAGKVILTGMARKHSRVIGIGEGLRTKVNANIGTSPDHDDTDIELEKLRVTIDAGADAVMDLSTGGDINAIRRTILERSTIPVGTVPIYQAVVDVTRQGRELTDTTVDEFFSVVEEQARDGVDFMTIHCGLVKRIAEQVAGTRTAGVVSRGGSFLLQWIVRNKRENPYYEYYDRLLDIAHEYDIALSLGDGLRPGAIADSTDLPQISELLVIGELVQRARDRGVSVFVEGPGHVPINEIATNMLIQKKICKGAPFYVLGPLVTDVAPGYDHITAAIGGAIAAWHGADFLCYVTPAEHLRLPSIDDVRDGVIGARIAAHAGDIGKGVAGAAEWDRKVSRLRASLDWQAALDATIDPVRAKEMYDSSSGGSDDLCTMCGEFCAIRGSRRGSGN